From Halomarina salina, the proteins below share one genomic window:
- a CDS encoding acyl-CoA dehydrogenase family protein has protein sequence MLDYVGLEGDLTREERMVRDTAREFVDEKVRPDVGEHWIEGTFPTDLVEEMGELGFYAPNLDGYDLPDLSETAYGLLMQELEAGDSGLRSMASVQGALVMYPIHAFGSDEQKDEWLPALGRGEAVGCFGLTEPQHGSNPTAMETYAEAEDEGYVLNGSKTWITNSPIADVAIVWGRDRSAEDTPVRGFLVETDRDGVSTNKIDEKLSLRASITGEIGLNDVYVPEENLLPDVEGMKGPLSCLTQARYGIAWGAIGAARDCFETAREYATDREQFGGPIARFQLQQQKLAEMATQITTSQLLAHRLAELKERGEMRPQHVSMAKRNNVRMARDQSRIAREMLGGNGITADYSPMRHMANLETVYTYEGTHDIHTLILGQDLTGFAAYE, from the coding sequence ATGCTCGACTACGTGGGTCTCGAGGGAGACCTGACGAGAGAGGAGCGGATGGTTCGCGACACGGCCCGCGAGTTCGTCGACGAGAAGGTGCGCCCGGACGTCGGCGAGCACTGGATCGAGGGGACGTTCCCGACGGACCTCGTCGAGGAGATGGGCGAGCTGGGGTTCTACGCGCCCAACCTGGATGGGTACGACCTCCCCGACCTGAGCGAGACCGCCTACGGTCTGCTGATGCAGGAACTCGAGGCGGGCGATTCGGGGCTGCGTTCGATGGCAAGCGTGCAGGGGGCGCTCGTGATGTACCCCATCCACGCGTTCGGCAGCGACGAGCAGAAAGACGAGTGGTTGCCCGCTCTCGGGCGGGGCGAGGCGGTCGGCTGTTTCGGTCTGACCGAGCCACAGCACGGGTCGAACCCCACCGCGATGGAGACCTACGCGGAAGCCGAGGACGAAGGATACGTCCTGAACGGCTCGAAGACATGGATCACGAACTCGCCGATTGCGGACGTGGCCATCGTCTGGGGGCGCGACCGGTCGGCCGAGGACACACCGGTTCGGGGTTTCCTCGTCGAGACGGACCGCGACGGCGTCTCCACCAACAAGATCGACGAGAAGCTGTCGCTGCGGGCCTCCATCACGGGCGAGATCGGTCTGAACGACGTCTACGTCCCCGAGGAGAACCTGTTGCCGGACGTCGAGGGGATGAAAGGACCGCTGTCGTGTCTCACGCAGGCGCGCTACGGCATCGCGTGGGGCGCTATCGGTGCGGCGCGGGACTGCTTCGAGACGGCTCGTGAGTACGCGACCGACCGCGAGCAGTTCGGCGGTCCCATCGCCCGGTTCCAGCTCCAACAGCAAAAGCTGGCGGAGATGGCGACGCAGATCACGACGAGTCAGCTGTTGGCACATCGCCTCGCGGAACTGAAAGAGCGCGGCGAGATGCGTCCTCAGCACGTCTCGATGGCCAAGCGCAACAACGTGCGGATGGCGCGCGACCAGTCGCGTATCGCCCGCGAGATGCTCGGTGGGAACGGCATCACGGCGGACTACTCGCCGATGCGCCACATGGCCAACCTGGAGACCGTCTACACCTACGAGGGGACCCACGACATCCACACGCTGATTCTGGGTCAGGACCTCACCGGCTTCGCCGCCTACGAGTGA